The Candidatus Beckwithbacteria bacterium DNA segment GCAATCAGCAGCATATCACTGTCGCAGAACATTTACAGCTCTTGCCATCATTTTTACAAGATAATCAAATCCCTGAAGATGGAGTTATTCAGTACACTAAAGAAACAGATGAACCTGAAAAGTATGGTATTTTAACGATTGATGGTATCAATATTAGCCAGGTTGTTGAAAAACCTCAGGATATGAAAGGCAAAACTGGTTTTCGGATTGTTGGGCTCTATGTTTTAAGTCCTGAATTTTTAGAAATTTTAGAACAAACCCCTCTTGAAGAATATCAATTTGAAAATGCCCTCACTACTTACGGCCAACAAGGTAAATATTTTGCCTTAAAAACTGATCTTGAGGTACCAACACTTAAGTATCCTTGGGATATTTTCACCATAGCAAATTGCTTGTTCAATAATTTTAAAAATGATCCTCAAATCAGCTCAGATGCTTTTATTCATCCCACTGCTATTATTGAAGGGCCAGTAGTAATTGAAGTTGGAACTCAGATTTATGAATATGCCATTATTAAAGGTCCTGTTTACATCGGCAAAAATGTCGTAGTTGGTAGCTATTGTAAAGTTCGTAAAGGGGCAGTTTTGGAAGAAGGTGCCCAAATTCAAAGCCATGGAGAAATTTCTCATTCATACCTAGGACCAAATACTCATATTCATTCGGGTTTTATTGGTGATTCTATTTTGGGACAAGATTGTCGAATTGGAGCTAATTTTGTTACTGCTAATCGCCGCTTAGACCGCCAAGATATCAAATGTTTTATCAAGAATGAATTGCGCGATAGTCACCAATCATACTTGGGTTGCATAGTTGGCAACAATGTTAAAATCGGTATTCATTGTGGAACTAACCCTGGTATTATTATTCCTCCAGATAATCAAATCCTACCTGGCACCATAGTAAACAAAGATACGACTTATGCATAAACCTGTTTTTCTTTTCGATATTGATAAAACTCTGACCAACTTAAACCGTGAAGTTTCCCCTCGAACCAAAACAGTGCTTACTAAACTTCAAGACCAAGGCTTTATGCTAAACGTCGCTACAGGCAGGAAATTTCAAACTATATACGATAATATTTTGCAATTATTTAAACCCGATTGCCTTCATATTACTTCTGGAGGCGGTGAGATCATTACAACCCAAGGTAATATTATCTGGCAAAAGAAACTTAATCCTGAAGCTTTAGAGCAAATCTATCGACTTAGTCGAAAATTTGGCGCTAAGCTTCATTTTGGTTTTGATAATTTTTACGTAGCAGATAATGATTTATTAGCCCGATTTAAAAAACATAATTGGAAAGTTGAGCTAAAACCCTTTAGTTACCAATATTATCATGATTTAACTGAGGTCACCGTTCATGGTCTAAATCAAGAACTCAATCTAGCTTTTAAAAGCTTGTCAAATATAACTATTAAAACTATGACAGCATATGATGGCACTCCTTATGCTGATATTACTGCTAAAAACGTCACTAAAGCCACTACTATGAAACGCTGGGCTAGACTTTTAAATATTGATTTAAAAGATGTGGTTGCCATTGGTGATAGCAGTAATGATATTGAAATGCTCAAACTTGCTGGTCAAGGTATTGCTATGGGCAATGCCACAGAAGATGTTAAAGCTGTGGCTGATGAAATTATTGGCCACACCAATAATGATGGTTTAGCTAAATACTTAGAACAGTTTATAAAAGCTTAAGAAGCTCCTGACTTATTTTTTCTCCATCATGCCGCAATAAACTTCTATGAAGCGCGTCTCCTGGCTGCTTACTAGCTACTACAGTTTCCAAAAAATCTCTACCAATTACTTGGTACTTATTTCGATCTAAATCATCTTCAACCGGAAATTCCTGCTCAGCCTGATAAAGTTCAAGCATTTGCTTAGAAATAACCCCTGAATGCATAAAAACGAAGTCTGGTTTTTTCCCCAAATACTGCTCAAGCTCTGTCAAATGATCACTAGCTTTATAATTGGCAGTTTGAGTGAAACTGGTCATTAGATTGACAATATAGACAATTTTTGCCTGGCTTTTAGTAAAAGCTGTTTTAATACCTTGGGCCAAGAAATTGGGTAAAATACTAGCATACAAATCCCCAGGTCCAATTACTACCAAATCTGCTTGCTCAATACTAGCAGCGGCTTTTTTATAAATTTTAGCCTTAGGTGAAAGGTGAATTTTTTTGATTTTCTTACCACCTGAATTACCAGGGTTTAAGTTGTCTTCGCCGATTAAAAACGTGCCATCTTCATATTCAACTACCAGCTGAACATTGGTTTCAGTAATTGGGTAAATACTACCCTTAAGCCTAAAAATAGATTCAGCAATTTCCAAAGCTTTGGCGGTTGAGCCAGCCATATCTTGCAAGGCAGTTAGGAGTAAATTTCCCAGATTATGGCCTTGCAAGCCTTCTCCCTGAGAAAATCGGTAGAGCAATAAATTTCTAATCCAGCTTTGCTCCTTTTCATCTGCTAAAGCTGCCAAAGACTGTCGCAAATCCCCCACTGGCTGAAAGCCAAATTCATCCCGAAGCCTGCCGGTTGACCCACCAGAATCAGCTACTGAAACCAAGGCAGTAATATTGAGATTTTCATGATTTTTAAGTCCAGAAACCACTACTGAAGTTCCGGTCCCACCACCAATTACCACAATTTTTTTATTTTGCACTGTAGCCATATTTTTTTAAAGCTTTTTTAACTGCTTCCTGATCTGTCCATAATGTTTCGGTCGTACCGTAACACATTGACTGTTCATGTCCTTTGCCAAAAATCCCCACAATATCGCCTTTTTGAGCAATTTTTATCCCAAAATTAATTGCTTCTTGTCTATCTGGAATTTTAACATAAACTGCTTTCTTTACTGTTTTTAGTTTAGTAATTTCTTGCCGGGATAATTCTTTGGCTCCTTCTTTTTGAGCCCATGCTTCAATTTCGCAACTTATAGCCTCAACACCTTCGGTACGCGGGTCTTCGGCAGTTATAACCGTAATATCGGCTAGCTTTGCAGACACTTGGCCCATTTCCCGCCTGGCTTTATCCCGTAAGCCTGCACAGCCAAAAATTGAAATTAATCTACTTTTAGTTTTGGGTCGGAGCTGACCTAAGGCCTGCCTAAGTGCATTGGGAGTATGGGCAAAATCAACAATCACCGTAAAATCTTTTTGATACATAATCTGCATTCTACCCAACACCCCTGGAAATGACTCTAAATATTTAAGGCTTTTTTTCTTATCAACACCCAGTTCATGAGCTGCAGCACTAGCTGCCAAAGCATTTAATTGGTTGTATTGACCTATAAGAGAGATTTTCACTTGGGTATCTTTCAGGTTCCAATCTCCTTTTTTTACTCCGTATGAAATTATTTTTCCTTTTGCTGTTTCTTTAAGTGGTTTATATGAGCCATCTTCACAATTTAAAACCGCAAAGCTGGTATTTTTGAAAAGCAAACCTTTTGCTTTGACATAATTTTCCCAAGTTTTATGGTAGTCAAGGTGGTCAATATCAATATTGGTCACAATCCCACCCGTAAATTTGATACCCCACGTTCGGTTTTGCACCAACCCTTGAGAAGTAGATTCCAAGACTAGATAATCAAAGCCTTGACGAACAACTTGTTTTAACATTTTTTGTAAAGCCCAAGGTTCTGGGGAAGTGACATGGAAACCAGTATCGATCTCCTCTTTACCAATTTTAGCAGCTACCGTAGAAATAAGCGCCACCTTATAGCCAGCTTTATGTAAGATATGATACAACATGGTTGAGGTGGTAGTCTTCCCGTCAGTGCCAGTTACTCCAATAATAGTCAAATTTTTCGAAGGAAAACCATAATACCAATTAGCTAAAATGGCTTTAGGCAAATGCCAGCAAGTATTTACTAACCAGTTTGGCAAAAGTGGTCTTAAAATTGTTAGCGTACTCATAGCGACATTATATCAATTATCAGCAGGAATCCCCATATAAACAAACAGTTTCTTAGCAATCGTAAAAAACAGCGGAGCTGCTGTTTCACTCCCCCATGGCGAAGAAGTTGGTTCTTCAATAATAGTCAACATTACAAAAGCCGGATCATCGGCTGGAGCAAAACCCACAAATGAAGCAATCGTTTTTTCTTCATCATAATGTCCGGCTACTGAAACCTGAGCTGTCCCAGTTTTACCAGCAATCCGGTAGCCTTTAGGCCTGGCCCATTTGGCATCACCGTAATCAACTGCTGCCACCATCATTTCAGTCACTGTTTTGGCAGTTTCTGGGGAAATTACTTGCCTCACTACTACTGGCTCAACTGCTTTTTCCTGGTCACTATCAATAACGGTTTTAACCATTCTTGGCTGCATCAGTTGACCTCCATTAGCAACTGCTGCAATAGCTCTGACCATCTGCATACCAGTAACTACCAAACCTTGGCCAAAAGCAGCTGTGTACAAATCTACTTCCTTCCATTCATCTCGCAAACTAGGAGCAATTTCTCCTTGAAGATCAATCCCTGTTGGCTCACCAATACCAAAACGGGTAATGTAGTCAACAAAAGTATCGACACCTAATTTCTGGGCTAAATAAACCATACCTACATTATCAGAATGAGCCAAGACTTCAGTCATATTTGATCCGGGATAGTATTTATCATTCCAAGTGCGAATGTAGTATTGGTCAATCTTAAATGGTCCATCGCAAATTTCACAAACGGTATCTGGTTTAATGGTATCAGTATCAATTCCAGCCGACATGGTTAAAACTTTAAATGTTGAACCTGGCTCATATGAACT contains these protein-coding regions:
- a CDS encoding HAD family hydrolase, with product MHKPVFLFDIDKTLTNLNREVSPRTKTVLTKLQDQGFMLNVATGRKFQTIYDNILQLFKPDCLHITSGGGEIITTQGNIIWQKKLNPEALEQIYRLSRKFGAKLHFGFDNFYVADNDLLARFKKHNWKVELKPFSYQYYHDLTEVTVHGLNQELNLAFKSLSNITIKTMTAYDGTPYADITAKNVTKATTMKRWARLLNIDLKDVVAIGDSSNDIEMLKLAGQGIAMGNATEDVKAVADEIIGHTNNDGLAKYLEQFIKA
- a CDS encoding YvcK family protein is translated as MATVQNKKIVVIGGGTGTSVVVSGLKNHENLNITALVSVADSGGSTGRLRDEFGFQPVGDLRQSLAALADEKEQSWIRNLLLYRFSQGEGLQGHNLGNLLLTALQDMAGSTAKALEIAESIFRLKGSIYPITETNVQLVVEYEDGTFLIGEDNLNPGNSGGKKIKKIHLSPKAKIYKKAAASIEQADLVVIGPGDLYASILPNFLAQGIKTAFTKSQAKIVYIVNLMTSFTQTANYKASDHLTELEQYLGKKPDFVFMHSGVISKQMLELYQAEQEFPVEDDLDRNKYQVIGRDFLETVVASKQPGDALHRSLLRHDGEKISQELLKLL
- a CDS encoding UDP-N-acetylmuramoyl-L-alanyl-D-glutamate--2,6-diaminopimelate ligase yields the protein MSTLTILRPLLPNWLVNTCWHLPKAILANWYYGFPSKNLTIIGVTGTDGKTTTSTMLYHILHKAGYKVALISTVAAKIGKEEIDTGFHVTSPEPWALQKMLKQVVRQGFDYLVLESTSQGLVQNRTWGIKFTGGIVTNIDIDHLDYHKTWENYVKAKGLLFKNTSFAVLNCEDGSYKPLKETAKGKIISYGVKKGDWNLKDTQVKISLIGQYNQLNALAASAAAHELGVDKKKSLKYLESFPGVLGRMQIMYQKDFTVIVDFAHTPNALRQALGQLRPKTKSRLISIFGCAGLRDKARREMGQVSAKLADITVITAEDPRTEGVEAISCEIEAWAQKEGAKELSRQEITKLKTVKKAVYVKIPDRQEAINFGIKIAQKGDIVGIFGKGHEQSMCYGTTETLWTDQEAVKKALKKYGYSAK